The Podospora pseudopauciseta strain CBS 411.78 chromosome 2 map unlocalized CBS411.78m_2, whole genome shotgun sequence genome has a window encoding:
- a CDS encoding uncharacterized protein (COG:S; EggNog:ENOG503NUHI; BUSCO:EOG092629ZN): METPAIPMPNDAREQEILQKLTAIRDQLLLLKMDRTKYIRSQDVMVHYQELVEQVKLLNEVRKGAHPGENRLDKVLESCFQLISLFFMTIGRTTDVPAAYALTSTVKRLLDHLTEAGLFSPKDLDSLSDTLGRLDGILKNANAQHSPYLVELLSKREELCKTMLTKLREKLDELDKPLQAIYERLISIMRSMSLANTKTKFATSEVQKLQAKLKEIEESRVDGKFVDEEGNEIRGSDLVSALLVRCLRWSDIVLERKGQIPEAFRTRYEILTGVRNDLEKLSITQAWSLRETDLYDFQRELDKIDESRVDGNWVDDEGNPAELYVQRTLLYLIRRSYGYIYYLMNSSEPVSEALLPVYNQLQTLKRCLVEVKNSGGVSSARELYPYSMKLNSIDNMRVDGKFMVGNDIPEGQGSVSELLAECFDLSYELRVAAEELEDGSTDS, encoded by the exons ATGGAGACCCCAGCGATTCCCATGCCCAACGATGCGCGGGAGCAGGAGATTCTGCAGAAGCTCACGGCTATCCGGGATCAACTGCTGCTCCTAAAGATGGACCGAACAAAGTACATTCGGAGCCAAGATGTCATGGTGCATTACCAGGAACTGGTGGAACAAGTCAAGCTGCTGAACGAGGTCCGAAAAGGGGCACATCCAGGGGAGAACAGAC TCGACAAGGTGCTCGAGAGCTGTTTCCAACTCAtctcccttttctttatGACGATTGGGCGAACGACCGACGTTCCCGCCGCCTATGCCCTGACCTCGACTGTGAAGCGACTCCTCGATCATCTCACAGAAGCTGGTCTCTTCTCGCCAAAAGATCTCGACAGCCTTTCGGATACATTGGGAAGGTTGGATGGGATCTTGAAGAACGCGAACGCACAACATTCACCATACCTGGTCGAACTCCTTTCCAAACGCGAAGAGCTATGCAAGACGATGCTTACAAAGTTGCGGGAAAAGCTGGACGAGCTGGATAAACCTTTGCAGGCCATCTATGAGAGGTTAATATCTATCATGAGATCAATGTCGCttgccaacaccaagacaaAGTTCGCCACATCCGAAGTCCAGAAGCTGCAAGCAaagctcaaggagattgAAGAGTCCAGAGTGGATGGCAagtttgttgatgaagaagggaACGAAATCCGTGGCAGCGACCTAGTCTCAGCACTTCTGGTGAGGTGTTTGAGGTGGTCAGATATCGTGTTGGAGAG AAAGGGGCAAATACCTGAAGCTTTCAGAACAAGATACGAGATTCTCACCGGTGTGCGCAACGATCTTGAAAAGCTTTCCATCACGCAAGCCTGGTCCCTCCGAGAAACCGATTTGTACGATTTCCAACGAGAGCTCGACAAGATTGACGAGAGTAGGGTGGACGGGAACTGGGTCGACGACGAGGGCAACCCTGCCGAACTGTACGTTCAACGAACGCTGCTTTACCTCATCAGACGCAGCTACGGCTACATTTATTATCTGATGAACTCGTCTGAGCCAGTGTCAGAGGCTTTGTTACCGGTGTACAACCAGTTGCAGACATTGAAGAGGTGTCTGGTGGAGGTCAAAAACTCGGGAGGCGTGAGCTCGGCTAGGGAGTTATATCCTTATAGCATGAAG CTCAATTCAATCGACAACATGCGCGTCGATGGCAAGTTCATGGTTGGCAACGACATTCCAGAGGGACAGGGAAGTGTCAGTGAGCTGCTGGCTGAGTGCTTTGACCTCAGCTACGAGCTCAGGGTGGCCGCGGAAGAACTAGAAGATGGCAGTACTGATAGCTAG